A part of Planctomycetota bacterium genomic DNA contains:
- a CDS encoding DUF1877 family protein, whose translation MSRARGVHFAIVPSEAQRLLDAEGDDAVREVLEDFEARPEAAPRLDLGTVWDPIHRCLSNGTLFYDEGEYPLNHAVLGGRHLYSGDERVVSFVEAGQVPEVARALQGVSEDWFRERYQEIDPDDYDGPYGEEDLRRAWEAFRDLRRFFARAAEEGRAVVFTAA comes from the coding sequence ATGAGCCGCGCGCGGGGAGTTCACTTCGCGATCGTCCCCTCGGAGGCGCAGCGCCTGCTGGACGCCGAAGGGGACGACGCGGTCCGCGAGGTCCTTGAGGATTTCGAAGCGCGACCGGAAGCGGCCCCCCGCCTGGACCTGGGGACCGTCTGGGATCCGATCCACCGGTGCCTGTCGAACGGCACCCTCTTCTACGACGAGGGGGAGTATCCGCTCAACCATGCCGTCCTCGGCGGGCGCCATCTCTACAGCGGAGACGAGCGCGTCGTTTCCTTCGTGGAGGCGGGCCAGGTGCCGGAAGTCGCCCGGGCGCTTCAGGGCGTCTCCGAAGACTGGTTCCGGGAGCGCTACCAGGAGATCGATCCGGACGACTACGACGGACCGTACGGCGAAGAAGACCTCCGCCGCGCCTGGGAGGCCTTCCGGGACCTGAGGCGTTTCTTCGCCCGGGCGGCCGAAGAGGGAAGGGCCGTCGTCTTCACGGCGGCCTGA
- a CDS encoding DoxX family protein: MIVSPGVREAVPSAGLLVLRVFIGLCLAAHGAQKFFQVGLSGFSGHLVSLGFPAPGLMAFLSAATEFGGGFLVAVGLLTRPAALALTINMLVAALVVHAKEGYFLPKGMEYALNLAAAFAAIVLTGPGRFSLDAVLARRRDS, translated from the coding sequence ATGATCGTTTCCCCCGGCGTGCGGGAAGCCGTGCCGTCCGCGGGACTCCTCGTCCTGCGGGTTTTCATCGGACTGTGCCTGGCCGCCCACGGAGCGCAGAAGTTCTTCCAGGTGGGTCTGTCCGGATTCAGCGGACACCTGGTGTCCCTGGGCTTTCCCGCGCCCGGGCTCATGGCGTTCCTGAGCGCGGCGACCGAGTTCGGCGGCGGTTTTCTGGTCGCCGTGGGACTTCTGACGCGGCCGGCGGCGCTGGCGCTGACGATCAACATGCTGGTCGCCGCCCTCGTCGTCCACGCGAAGGAAGGCTACTTTCTCCCCAAGGGCATGGAATACGCCCTGAATCTCGCGGCCGCCTTCGCGGCGATCGTCCTGACGGGTCCCGGCCGTTTCTCCCTGGACGCCGTCCTGGCGCGGCGGCGGGATTCCTGA
- a CDS encoding ThuA domain-containing protein, whose translation MRHAMLLPAIVAALVPVSGAAAPAQEGKKKYKALYVTQSKGFRHGSVTRKDGALSPSEVAVTEIARESGLFEVECTQDASLLTPEKLKELDVVLFYTTGALPISPENFEAFLAWLRSGKAFVGIHSATDTFHNYKPYVELINGVFDGHPWGAGETVTLRVHDPEHAAVKSWGSELVIKDEIYQYRHYDPKAVRVLASLDMARCKTKRPWHVPVVWVRQVGRGRLFYTNLGHNEGTWQDPRFRAHLLAGLRWALGLEPGSAEPNPDVQALEGVRSFCAAAAAELGKDYASLAAGAEAGARDSAWLERMAAELAALRKLDPKKDADRRRADMERLAAEIEKRKN comes from the coding sequence ATGAGACACGCGATGCTTCTTCCGGCGATCGTGGCGGCGCTCGTGCCGGTTTCCGGAGCGGCCGCGCCGGCCCAGGAAGGCAAAAAGAAGTACAAGGCGCTCTACGTCACGCAGTCCAAGGGGTTTCGCCACGGGTCCGTGACCCGGAAGGACGGAGCGCTTTCCCCTTCCGAAGTCGCCGTGACCGAGATCGCCCGCGAGAGCGGCCTCTTCGAGGTGGAATGCACGCAGGACGCTTCCCTCCTGACCCCCGAGAAGCTCAAAGAGCTGGATGTGGTCCTTTTCTACACGACGGGGGCGCTGCCGATCAGCCCCGAGAATTTCGAGGCTTTTCTCGCCTGGCTGCGCTCCGGGAAGGCGTTCGTGGGGATTCATTCCGCGACGGACACCTTCCACAATTACAAGCCTTACGTCGAGCTCATCAACGGCGTCTTCGACGGGCATCCGTGGGGGGCCGGCGAGACGGTGACCCTGCGCGTGCACGACCCCGAGCATGCGGCGGTGAAGTCGTGGGGCTCGGAGCTCGTGATCAAGGACGAGATTTACCAGTACCGCCACTACGATCCCAAGGCGGTGCGGGTCCTGGCGAGTCTCGACATGGCTCGCTGCAAGACGAAGCGCCCGTGGCACGTCCCGGTCGTCTGGGTGCGGCAGGTCGGCCGGGGACGGCTCTTCTATACGAATCTCGGGCACAACGAGGGAACGTGGCAGGACCCGCGGTTCCGCGCCCATCTTCTGGCGGGCCTTCGGTGGGCGCTGGGGCTGGAGCCCGGATCGGCCGAACCCAATCCGGACGTTCAGGCCCTCGAGGGGGTGCGCTCCTTCTGTGCGGCGGCGGCCGCGGAGCTGGGGAAGGACTACGCGTCGCTGGCGGCCGGCGCCGAGGCGGGAGCCAGGGATTCGGCCTGGCTGGAACGGATGGCGGCGGAGCTGGCCGCGCTCCGGAAGCTCGATCCCAAGAAGGACGCCGACCGGCGCCGCGCGGACATGGAACGCCTGGCGGCGGAGATCGAGAAGCGCAAGAACTAA
- a CDS encoding EAL domain-containing protein, with translation MKRGTATNRWSAIGGPLLTAFSAAALELLRRWVNLEIPNAASIILLVVVFATFAGGFRSGLASAVLAALFFLVSFSRPGAPFRYEPGDLEKIGVLCSVMLAMVALVGVLHRRSTEQVALRLRESEERFRAFMDHSPTVAWMKDAGGRYVYVNAPFEMTFNVRRDALAGRSDVRPWPAETEAAMAENDQGVLATGRPRQLYTSLPGPDGKVQHWWILQFPVDDGSGQKFVGGLALDISEQKRAEEALRASEERYALAAQSVNDGLWDWNLQSNEVYYSSRWKSMLGHEDGEIGTSPEEWFRRVHPEDAPQVRAALEAHLAGRTPVFESEHRIRHKDRGYRWVLSRGLAVRNGENRPYRMVGAQTDTTQRKLAEEQLLHDALHDSLTGLPNRSLFLDRLSHRLRQSRRNPRRPFAVLFLDLDRFKLVNDSLGHAAGDELLVQTARRLEAAVRPGDTVARLGGDEFAVLLEDVPDPNDAVHVAERIQASLQAPLAAGGQQIVSTVSIGIALSVTGYERAEDILRDADTAMYRAKSQGRARHEVFDSAMHARAVALLELETDLRQALERGEFEDHYMPVVSLETGRVAGFEALVRWRHPRRGMVPPGEFIGVAEDAGLTIAIDRAVLRRACRQVKAWHGRFPEAAGRLTVSVNLSGRQFRQPDLVETVEQAISEAGLDGPSLAVEITENVLIESTDQALEILGRLRRLGVRIYLDDFGTGYSSLSYLQRFPIDVVKIDRSFVARMGPRGEGHEIVRAIVTLAHNLGLRVVAEGIETPDQLAELRTLRCGYGQGALFSLPVPAGRAEEILAQDPRW, from the coding sequence ATGAAACGCGGGACCGCGACGAACCGATGGAGCGCGATCGGAGGGCCGCTCCTGACGGCGTTCTCCGCGGCCGCCCTGGAACTCCTGCGGCGGTGGGTCAACCTCGAGATCCCGAACGCCGCCTCGATCATCCTCCTCGTGGTCGTCTTCGCCACGTTCGCCGGCGGCTTTCGGTCCGGCCTCGCCAGCGCCGTCCTGGCGGCTCTTTTTTTCCTTGTGTCCTTCTCCAGGCCGGGAGCGCCCTTCCGGTACGAGCCGGGAGACCTCGAGAAGATCGGCGTCCTGTGCTCCGTGATGCTGGCCATGGTGGCCCTGGTGGGGGTCCTTCACCGGCGCAGCACGGAGCAGGTGGCCCTGCGGCTGCGCGAAAGCGAGGAGCGGTTCCGCGCCTTCATGGACCACAGCCCCACCGTGGCCTGGATGAAGGACGCCGGAGGCCGCTACGTCTACGTGAACGCGCCGTTCGAGATGACCTTCAACGTCCGCCGCGACGCCCTGGCCGGCCGGTCGGACGTGCGCCCCTGGCCGGCGGAAACCGAGGCGGCGATGGCGGAAAACGACCAGGGCGTTCTGGCGACGGGCCGCCCGCGGCAGCTCTATACGTCCCTTCCGGGCCCGGACGGAAAGGTCCAGCACTGGTGGATCCTTCAGTTCCCCGTGGACGACGGTTCGGGACAGAAATTCGTGGGCGGTCTGGCGCTGGACATCTCGGAGCAGAAGCGGGCGGAGGAGGCGCTGCGGGCCAGCGAGGAACGGTACGCGCTGGCGGCCCAGAGCGTCAACGACGGACTCTGGGACTGGAACCTCCAGTCGAACGAGGTCTACTATTCCTCCCGCTGGAAATCGATGCTCGGTCACGAGGACGGCGAGATCGGCACGTCGCCGGAGGAGTGGTTCCGCCGCGTTCACCCCGAGGACGCCCCTCAGGTGCGGGCCGCCCTCGAGGCGCACCTGGCGGGCCGGACCCCCGTCTTCGAGAGCGAGCACCGGATCCGCCACAAGGACCGGGGCTACCGCTGGGTGCTCAGCCGCGGCCTGGCCGTCCGCAACGGCGAAAACCGCCCCTATCGCATGGTGGGCGCGCAGACGGACACCACGCAGCGCAAGCTCGCCGAGGAGCAGCTCCTTCACGACGCGCTGCACGATTCCCTGACGGGGCTCCCGAACCGCTCGCTCTTCCTCGACCGGCTGAGCCATCGGCTGCGGCAGTCCCGCCGCAACCCCCGGCGGCCGTTCGCGGTGCTCTTCCTCGACCTCGACCGCTTCAAGCTCGTCAACGACTCCCTGGGCCACGCGGCGGGCGACGAGCTTCTCGTCCAGACGGCCCGGCGCCTGGAGGCGGCCGTGCGGCCCGGCGACACCGTGGCGCGCCTGGGGGGCGACGAGTTCGCCGTCCTCCTCGAGGACGTGCCCGACCCCAACGACGCCGTCCACGTGGCCGAGCGCATCCAGGCTTCTCTCCAGGCGCCGCTGGCGGCCGGCGGCCAGCAGATCGTCAGCACCGTCTCGATCGGGATCGCCCTCAGCGTCACCGGCTACGAGCGCGCCGAGGACATCCTGCGGGATGCGGACACCGCCATGTACCGCGCCAAGTCTCAGGGTCGCGCGCGCCACGAGGTCTTCGACAGCGCCATGCACGCCCGCGCGGTGGCGCTCCTGGAGCTCGAGACCGATCTGCGGCAGGCCCTGGAGCGCGGGGAATTCGAGGATCACTACATGCCGGTCGTGTCCCTGGAGACGGGCCGGGTGGCCGGCTTCGAGGCGCTCGTCCGGTGGCGCCATCCGCGCCGCGGGATGGTGCCGCCGGGGGAATTCATCGGCGTGGCGGAAGACGCGGGGCTCACCATCGCGATCGACCGCGCCGTGCTGCGCCGGGCGTGCCGGCAGGTCAAGGCCTGGCACGGGCGCTTCCCGGAGGCGGCCGGACGCCTGACCGTCAGCGTCAATCTCTCGGGCCGCCAGTTCCGGCAGCCCGATCTCGTCGAGACGGTCGAGCAGGCGATCTCCGAGGCGGGCCTGGACGGTCCGAGCCTGGCGGTCGAGATCACCGAGAACGTCCTCATCGAGAGCACCGATCAGGCGCTCGAGATCCTGGGCCGCCTGCGCCGCCTGGGCGTCCGGATCTACCTCGACGATTTCGGAACGGGGTACTCGTCGCTCAGCTATCTGCAGCGCTTCCCGATCGACGTGGTGAAGATCGACCGCTCCTTCGTGGCCCGCATGGGCCCGCGGGGAGAAGGGCACGAAATCGTGCGGGCGATCGTGACCCTGGCCCACAACCTGGGGCTCCGGGTCGTGGCGGAGGGGATCGAGACGCCCGACCAGCTGGCCGAGCTGCGAACCCTGCGGTGCGGCTATGGACAGGGGGCGCTTTTCAGCCTGCCGGTGCCCGCGGGACGGGCGGAGGAGATCCTGGCTCAGGATCCTCGGTGGTAA
- a CDS encoding mandelate racemase/muconate lactonizing enzyme family protein: protein MKITRLTPLVLGTPWRNLTFLKVETDEGLVGVSEGRNVNRTEALLGYLQGAARRHVLGSDPFRIEDLVRRMFVEDYARVEDISGMGIALVEIACWDIVGKALGRPVYQLLGGAVRDRIKAYANGWYTVDRTPEAFHEAARKVAARGYRALKVDPFGAGFYELEAAELRRSVALVEAIRDAVGPDVEILIEMHGRFSPATAVTVARELEPFKPSWVEEPVPPDNFEALAKAAAKIRIPVATGERIHTRHEVRRLLELGAVDVLQTDITESCGLLEGKKIAAMADASYVTFAPHNVGGPVSTAACLHLDACTTNFKIQEHFNDFVDAWVKQAASGPGYPEVKDGYFPLPGGPGLGVTLNEDFIREHPMKPEGFNLFRENWHRRQTAGG from the coding sequence ATGAAGATCACTCGGCTGACGCCCCTGGTTCTGGGAACCCCTTGGCGCAATCTCACGTTTCTCAAGGTCGAAACCGACGAAGGGCTCGTGGGCGTTTCCGAAGGGCGCAACGTCAACCGCACCGAGGCGCTTCTCGGGTACCTCCAGGGGGCGGCCCGGCGCCATGTTCTCGGGAGCGATCCCTTCCGGATCGAAGACCTGGTCCGCCGGATGTTCGTGGAGGACTACGCGCGGGTCGAGGACATTTCCGGAATGGGCATCGCGCTCGTCGAGATCGCCTGCTGGGACATCGTGGGGAAGGCGCTCGGGCGGCCGGTGTATCAGCTTCTCGGGGGCGCGGTGCGGGACCGGATCAAGGCGTACGCGAACGGCTGGTACACCGTGGATCGGACGCCCGAGGCGTTTCACGAGGCGGCCCGGAAGGTGGCGGCGCGCGGATACCGGGCGCTCAAGGTGGATCCTTTCGGCGCGGGGTTCTACGAGCTGGAAGCGGCGGAGCTGCGCCGGTCGGTGGCGCTGGTCGAGGCGATCCGGGACGCGGTGGGGCCCGACGTCGAGATTCTGATCGAGATGCACGGGCGGTTCAGTCCGGCGACGGCGGTGACGGTGGCGCGGGAGCTGGAACCGTTCAAGCCCTCCTGGGTCGAGGAGCCGGTGCCGCCGGACAACTTCGAGGCCCTGGCCAAGGCGGCGGCGAAGATCCGGATTCCGGTGGCGACCGGCGAGCGGATCCACACGCGCCACGAGGTGCGGCGGCTTCTGGAGCTGGGGGCGGTGGACGTGCTCCAGACGGACATCACCGAATCGTGCGGCCTTCTGGAGGGGAAGAAGATCGCCGCGATGGCGGACGCCTCGTATGTGACGTTCGCGCCGCACAACGTGGGCGGGCCCGTGAGCACGGCGGCGTGCCTGCATCTGGACGCCTGCACGACGAACTTCAAGATTCAGGAGCACTTCAACGATTTCGTGGACGCCTGGGTGAAGCAGGCGGCCTCCGGGCCGGGGTACCCCGAAGTGAAGGACGGCTATTTCCCCCTTCCGGGAGGACCGGGGCTCGGGGTCACCCTCAACGAGGACTTCATCCGCGAGCATCCGATGAAGCCGGAGGGGTTCAATCTCTTCCGGGAGAACTGGCATCGGCGCCAGACCGCCGGGGGGTAA
- a CDS encoding Dabb family protein: MFIHTVYFWLRPDTPAAARDQLVRDCREYLGRIPTVRQLWAGLPAQTPRDVVDNSYAVGLTVVLNDRYGHDVYQEHPLHHEFIRRNKAHWQRVQVYDFVG; encoded by the coding sequence ATGTTCATCCATACCGTTTACTTCTGGCTCCGGCCCGACACTCCTGCGGCCGCCCGCGACCAGCTCGTCCGCGACTGCCGCGAGTACCTGGGCCGCATCCCCACCGTCCGCCAGCTCTGGGCGGGGCTCCCGGCCCAGACGCCGCGCGACGTCGTGGACAACTCGTACGCCGTCGGCCTCACCGTCGTCCTCAACGACCGCTACGGCCACGACGTCTACCAGGAGCATCCGCTCCACCACGAGTTCATCCGCCGCAACAAGGCGCACTGGCAGCGCGTCCAGGTGTACGACTTCGTGGGATGA
- a CDS encoding fumarylacetoacetate hydrolase family protein produces the protein MTMLYRSRDGAAVAVEDGRAVRLEDDWDALFNRPDLAAYLRRRLRGADGRASRWDPDRVPPAAPIAGQEVWAAGVTYYRSRDARIEESRDAGGGDFYARVYEAARPELFFKATPHRVVGHRDRVRIRRDSRWNVPEPELALAVNSAGRIIGFTICNDMSSRDIEGENPLYLPQAKVYDRCCALGPGILVAARPLPRSTAVRMEIRRAGRRVFSGATTLARLKRSPESLVAWLFRENRFPAGCFLSTGTGIVPPDRFSLRPGDRIRISIPPIGTLENEVE, from the coding sequence ATGACGATGCTCTACCGGAGCCGGGACGGCGCGGCCGTGGCCGTCGAGGACGGGCGGGCCGTTCGCCTGGAGGACGACTGGGACGCGCTCTTCAACCGGCCGGATCTGGCCGCGTATCTGCGGCGCCGCCTGCGCGGGGCGGACGGGCGCGCCTCGCGCTGGGATCCGGATCGCGTCCCGCCGGCCGCCCCGATCGCCGGCCAGGAGGTCTGGGCCGCCGGCGTCACCTACTATCGCAGCCGCGACGCGCGGATCGAGGAGTCCCGCGACGCCGGGGGCGGCGACTTCTACGCCCGCGTGTACGAGGCCGCCCGGCCGGAGCTGTTCTTCAAGGCCACGCCGCATCGCGTCGTGGGGCATCGGGACAGGGTCCGCATTCGGCGCGATTCGCGCTGGAACGTGCCCGAGCCGGAGCTGGCTCTGGCCGTCAACTCCGCCGGCCGCATCATCGGCTTTACGATCTGCAACGACATGAGCTCGCGCGACATCGAGGGGGAGAATCCTCTCTATCTGCCCCAGGCCAAGGTGTACGATCGATGCTGCGCCCTGGGGCCGGGGATTCTCGTCGCCGCCCGGCCGCTTCCCCGCTCGACCGCCGTCCGCATGGAGATCCGCCGCGCGGGGCGGCGCGTCTTTTCGGGCGCCACGACGCTCGCCCGGCTGAAGCGCTCCCCCGAGTCCCTCGTCGCGTGGCTCTTCCGGGAAAACCGCTTTCCCGCCGGCTGCTTCCTTTCGACGGGCACCGGCATCGTGCCTCCGGACCGGTTTTCGTTGCGGCCGGGGGACCGGATCCGGATCTCCATCCCGCCGATCGGAACCCTGGAGAACGAGGTCGAATGA
- a CDS encoding class I SAM-dependent methyltransferase, whose protein sequence is MKEKRGGTRAVGAVPVLVLTVLGAGLAGRGAAQDLPPPPVPLYEYRALHDPNGIGKFYMGREIAHVMGAGAIPWLERPEREREEDPARLLEALELREGDVVADVGAGSGYHTFRIAPRVGPRGKVYAVDVQPEMLEALRWNARARGATNVEVVPGTPQDPRLPEGAVHLILLVDVYHEFAWPYEMMRALRRALRPGGRVVLVEFRKEDPRVPIKEVHKMSEEQIRREMAAVGLRWRRTVGTLPWQHVVFFDNGR, encoded by the coding sequence ATGAAGGAGAAGCGCGGCGGGACTCGGGCGGTCGGCGCGGTGCCGGTTCTGGTTCTGACGGTTCTGGGGGCGGGCCTGGCCGGCCGCGGGGCGGCCCAGGATCTCCCCCCGCCGCCGGTTCCGCTCTACGAATATCGGGCGCTGCACGACCCCAACGGGATCGGCAAGTTCTACATGGGACGCGAGATCGCCCATGTCATGGGCGCAGGCGCGATTCCGTGGCTGGAGCGCCCGGAGCGCGAGCGCGAAGAGGATCCCGCCCGCCTCCTCGAGGCCCTGGAGCTTCGGGAGGGGGACGTTGTGGCGGACGTCGGGGCGGGCTCGGGGTATCACACCTTTCGGATCGCCCCGCGGGTGGGGCCGCGGGGAAAGGTCTACGCGGTGGACGTGCAGCCCGAAATGCTCGAAGCGCTGCGGTGGAACGCCCGCGCGCGGGGCGCGACGAACGTGGAAGTCGTCCCGGGGACGCCGCAGGATCCCCGCCTTCCGGAAGGGGCCGTGCACCTGATTCTCCTCGTGGACGTTTACCACGAGTTCGCCTGGCCGTACGAGATGATGCGGGCGCTGCGCCGGGCGCTCCGGCCCGGAGGGCGCGTGGTCCTGGTGGAATTCCGCAAGGAGGATCCCCGCGTGCCGATCAAGGAAGTCCACAAGATGTCCGAGGAGCAGATCCGGCGCGAGATGGCCGCCGTGGGCCTGAGGTGGCGCAGGACCGTGGGGACCCTCCCCTGGCAGCACGTTGTCTTTTTCGATAACGGGCGGTGA
- a CDS encoding EAL domain-containing protein, whose protein sequence is MDHSDTAGAGRFRILLAAADPAQALPLAALLEARPERFACEIAPLASLADGTPPGPWDAALLDLRAGDVPPPLPPDLPAVALAAPGAALPPGLPSADRADLERIAALLRLAAEGARARGALREERAFIGAVFDTIATMVLVLDPAGRVVRFNRAASHLLGYPPEELLGRPFDETLFSPEEREQARAILERPQSAPLPDPQEHSWITRHGARPRIAWSKTDLLDARGALRYRVVTATDVTERKSLEEQLLYDAFHDALTGLPNRALFMDRLGQSLRHAQRRRERLFAVLFLDLDRFKLVNDSLGHGAGDRLLVEIARRLEKCIRPGDTAARLGGDEFTVLLEDVRDGADAAQVAERIQREIRRPLVLEGQEVFTSASIGIALSATGYERPEDLLRDADIAMYRAKAKGGSRHEAFDPAMHARAVALLKMETDLRRAIDRGEFSVHYQPIVSLRDGRIAGFEALVRWNHPHRGLVLPMEFIRMAEETGLVVDIDRWVLREACRQLHEWHRRYPHARPLSVSVNLSGRHFAQPDLAEHLRRTLRATGLQGDCLGLEITEGVLLDTTEASNATLEELRRDGTRLYLDDFGTGYSSLSYLHRFPIDALKIDRSFLTSLRPGGEGNEIVRTILSLAQNLDIHVVAEGVETPEQLAALKALRCEYAQGFAFSPPLPGAEAEALLAEGRRF, encoded by the coding sequence ATGGATCATTCGGACACCGCGGGAGCGGGACGGTTCCGCATCCTCCTGGCCGCCGCCGACCCCGCCCAGGCCCTCCCCCTGGCGGCGCTTCTCGAAGCCCGGCCGGAACGCTTCGCCTGCGAGATCGCCCCCCTGGCTTCCCTGGCCGACGGAACGCCGCCGGGACCCTGGGACGCGGCGCTTCTGGACCTTCGGGCCGGAGACGTCCCGCCCCCCTTGCCGCCGGATCTGCCCGCGGTGGCCCTGGCCGCCCCCGGCGCCGCCCTCCCCCCCGGCCTGCCCTCGGCCGACCGCGCCGATCTCGAGCGGATCGCCGCCCTCCTGCGGCTGGCGGCCGAGGGGGCGCGCGCCCGCGGCGCGCTCCGCGAGGAACGCGCCTTCATCGGCGCCGTCTTCGACACGATCGCCACCATGGTCCTCGTCCTGGACCCCGCCGGCCGCGTCGTGCGCTTCAACCGCGCCGCGTCCCACCTCCTGGGCTACCCGCCCGAAGAGCTTCTCGGACGCCCCTTCGACGAAACCCTCTTTTCCCCCGAGGAGCGCGAACAGGCCCGCGCCATCCTCGAACGCCCTCAGTCCGCCCCGCTTCCCGACCCCCAGGAGCATTCCTGGATCACCCGCCACGGCGCCCGCCCCCGCATCGCCTGGTCCAAAACCGACCTCCTCGACGCCCGCGGCGCCCTGCGCTACCGCGTGGTCACCGCCACCGACGTCACCGAGCGCAAGTCCCTCGAGGAACAGCTCCTCTACGACGCCTTCCACGACGCCCTGACCGGACTTCCCAACCGCGCGCTCTTCATGGACCGGCTCGGACAGTCCCTGCGCCACGCCCAGCGCCGCCGCGAACGCCTCTTCGCCGTCCTCTTTCTCGACCTCGACCGCTTCAAGCTCGTCAACGACTCCCTCGGACACGGCGCCGGCGACCGGCTCCTCGTGGAAATCGCCCGCCGCCTGGAAAAATGCATCCGCCCGGGCGACACGGCGGCCCGGCTCGGCGGAGACGAGTTCACCGTGCTTCTCGAGGACGTCCGCGACGGCGCCGACGCGGCCCAGGTCGCCGAGCGCATCCAGCGCGAGATCCGGCGTCCCCTCGTTCTCGAGGGCCAGGAGGTCTTCACCTCCGCCTCGATCGGCATCGCCCTCAGCGCCACCGGCTACGAGCGGCCCGAAGACCTCCTCCGCGACGCCGACATCGCCATGTACCGTGCCAAGGCCAAAGGCGGTTCCCGCCACGAAGCCTTCGACCCCGCCATGCACGCCCGCGCGGTGGCGCTCCTCAAGATGGAAACCGACCTGCGCCGGGCCATCGACCGCGGTGAGTTCTCCGTCCACTACCAGCCCATCGTGTCCCTGCGCGACGGCCGGATCGCCGGCTTCGAGGCCCTCGTGCGCTGGAACCACCCCCACCGGGGGCTCGTCCTTCCCATGGAATTCATCCGCATGGCCGAGGAAACCGGGCTCGTGGTCGACATCGACCGCTGGGTCCTGCGCGAGGCCTGCCGGCAGCTTCACGAATGGCACCGCCGCTATCCCCACGCGCGCCCCCTCTCGGTAAGCGTGAACCTCTCGGGCCGGCACTTCGCGCAGCCCGATCTCGCCGAGCACCTCCGCCGGACGCTCCGCGCCACCGGCCTCCAGGGCGACTGCCTGGGACTGGAGATCACCGAGGGCGTCCTCCTCGACACCACCGAGGCGTCCAACGCCACCCTCGAGGAGCTCCGCCGGGACGGCACGCGCCTGTACCTGGACGATTTCGGGACGGGATACTCGTCCCTGAGCTACCTGCACCGCTTCCCGATCGACGCGCTCAAGATCGACCGCTCGTTCCTCACGTCGCTGCGCCCCGGCGGCGAGGGAAACGAGATCGTCCGCACGATCCTCTCGCTCGCGCAGAACCTGGACATCCACGTGGTCGCCGAAGGGGTGGAAACGCCCGAGCAGCTGGCCGCGCTGAAGGCGCTCCGGTGCGAGTACGCTCAGGGGTTCGCCTTCAGCCCGCCCCTTCCCGGGGCCGAAGCCGAAGCGCTTCTCGCGGAGGGACGCCGGTTCTGA